From a region of the Poecile atricapillus isolate bPoeAtr1 chromosome 16, bPoeAtr1.hap1, whole genome shotgun sequence genome:
- the GUCD1 gene encoding protein GUCD1 isoform X2: MASAASRPAPRAGTGTRRWGRCGLVPSAAARGQPGSPAVPRARGRAALPPPAVSCPCPPARPTALPAATARGKRPGARPPSAPASGRSQRRAPGPRRRLGGAGSERAAGAAAMKSPREAGEPPPVDCIQLKVPVIQQLYHWDCGLACSRMVLQYLNHLDNDEFQKAIQELQLTKSIWTIDLAYLMRHFGVRHKFCTQTLGVDKGYKNQSFYRKHFDTEENRVNQLFAQAKDCKVLVEKCTVTVQDIQNHLSQGHVAIVLVNAVLLLCDLCSSPVKYCCFLPIGQKCFCRSPDYQGHFIVLCGYNKASGSIYYNNPAYADRTCCTSISNFEEARTSYGTDEDILFIYTDS; this comes from the exons ATGGCCTCCGCCGCCTCCCGCCCTGCTCCGCGCGCCGGAACCGGAACGCGGCGCTGGGGGCGGTGCGGCCTCGTCCCGTCCGCTGCCGCCCGGGGCCAGCCCGGCAGCCCCGCGGTGCCCCGTGCCCGGGGCAGGGCTGCGCTCCCCCCGCCCGCCGTGTCATGCCCCTGCCCGCCCGCTCGCCCCACCGCTCTCCCCGCCGCCACGGCGCGGGGCAAGCGCCCCGGGGCccggcccccctcagcccccgCCTCCGGGAGGAGCCAGCGCCGGGCCCCGGGGCCGCGCCGCCGGCTCGGCGGGGCCGGCAGTGAACGGGCGGCGGGAGCCGCAGCCATGAAGAGCCCCCGGGAGGCCGGCGAGCCGCCGCCAG TTGACTGCATCCAGCTGAAAGTGCCAGTGATTCAGCAGCTGTACCACTGGGACTGCGGGCTGGCCTGCTCCAGGATGGTGCTTCA GTACCTGAATCATTTGGACAATGATGAATTTCAGAAAGCCATCCAGGAACTCCAGTTAACAAAGAGTATCTGGACTATTGACCTGGCCTACCTAATGCGGCACTTCGGAGTTAGGCATAAATTTTGCACCCAGACACTTGGAGTGGACAAGGGCTACAAAAATCAG TCATTTTACAGGAAGCACTTTGACACGGAAGAGAATCGAGTGAATCAGCTCTTTGCACAAGCCAAAGACTGCAAGGTGCTGGTGGAGAAATG CACAGTAACCGTTCAAGACATCCAAAACCACCTGTCCCAGGGTCACGTAGCCATTGTCCTTGTGAACGCGGTCCTGCTACTGTGTGATCTTTGTTCAAGTCCTGTCAAATACTGCTGCTTCCTTCCCATTGGACAGAAGTGCTTCTGCAGGAGCCCTGACTACCAGGGCCATTTCATTGTGTTATGTGGCTACAACAAAGCCTCAGGGAGTATCTACTACAACAACCCTGCCTATGCTGACC GAACATGCTGCACCAGCATCAGTAACTTTGAGGAAGCCAGGACAAGTTATGGCACTGATGAAGATATTCTGTTCATCTACACAGACAGCTGA
- the GUCD1 gene encoding protein GUCD1 isoform X1, protein MASAASRPAPRAGTGTRRWGRCGLVPSAAARGQPGSPAVPRARGRAALPPPAVSCPCPPARPTALPAATARGKRPGARPPSAPASGRSQRRAPGPRRRLGGAGSERAAGAAAMKSPREAGEPPPVDCIQLKVPVIQQLYHWDCGLACSRMVLQYLNHLDNDEFQKAIQELQLTKSIWTIDLAYLMRHFGVRHKFCTQTLGVDKGYKNQVQPGQQQCLASTLSPPPCLSLDLEDPPLESFYRKHFDTEENRVNQLFAQAKDCKVLVEKCTVTVQDIQNHLSQGHVAIVLVNAVLLLCDLCSSPVKYCCFLPIGQKCFCRSPDYQGHFIVLCGYNKASGSIYYNNPAYADRTCCTSISNFEEARTSYGTDEDILFIYTDS, encoded by the exons ATGGCCTCCGCCGCCTCCCGCCCTGCTCCGCGCGCCGGAACCGGAACGCGGCGCTGGGGGCGGTGCGGCCTCGTCCCGTCCGCTGCCGCCCGGGGCCAGCCCGGCAGCCCCGCGGTGCCCCGTGCCCGGGGCAGGGCTGCGCTCCCCCCGCCCGCCGTGTCATGCCCCTGCCCGCCCGCTCGCCCCACCGCTCTCCCCGCCGCCACGGCGCGGGGCAAGCGCCCCGGGGCccggcccccctcagcccccgCCTCCGGGAGGAGCCAGCGCCGGGCCCCGGGGCCGCGCCGCCGGCTCGGCGGGGCCGGCAGTGAACGGGCGGCGGGAGCCGCAGCCATGAAGAGCCCCCGGGAGGCCGGCGAGCCGCCGCCAG TTGACTGCATCCAGCTGAAAGTGCCAGTGATTCAGCAGCTGTACCACTGGGACTGCGGGCTGGCCTGCTCCAGGATGGTGCTTCA GTACCTGAATCATTTGGACAATGATGAATTTCAGAAAGCCATCCAGGAACTCCAGTTAACAAAGAGTATCTGGACTATTGACCTGGCCTACCTAATGCGGCACTTCGGAGTTAGGCATAAATTTTGCACCCAGACACTTGGAGTGGACAAGGGCTACAAAAATCAG GtacagcctgggcagcagcagtgtttAGCTTCCACACTTTCCCCACCACCGTGCCTCAGCCTTGACCTGGAAGATCCACCTCTAGAG TCATTTTACAGGAAGCACTTTGACACGGAAGAGAATCGAGTGAATCAGCTCTTTGCACAAGCCAAAGACTGCAAGGTGCTGGTGGAGAAATG CACAGTAACCGTTCAAGACATCCAAAACCACCTGTCCCAGGGTCACGTAGCCATTGTCCTTGTGAACGCGGTCCTGCTACTGTGTGATCTTTGTTCAAGTCCTGTCAAATACTGCTGCTTCCTTCCCATTGGACAGAAGTGCTTCTGCAGGAGCCCTGACTACCAGGGCCATTTCATTGTGTTATGTGGCTACAACAAAGCCTCAGGGAGTATCTACTACAACAACCCTGCCTATGCTGACC GAACATGCTGCACCAGCATCAGTAACTTTGAGGAAGCCAGGACAAGTTATGGCACTGATGAAGATATTCTGTTCATCTACACAGACAGCTGA
- the SNRPD3 gene encoding small nuclear ribonucleoprotein Sm D3: MSIGVPIKVLHEAEGHIVTCETNTGEVYRGKLIEAEDNMNCQMSNITVTYRDGRVAQLEQVYIRGSKIRFLILPDMLKNAPMLKSMKNKNQGSGAGRGKAAILKAQVAARGRGRGMGRGNIFQKRR; encoded by the exons atGTCGATTGGAGTGCCCATCAAGGTCCTGCATGAGGCCGAGGGCCACATCGTGACCTGTGAGACCAATACAGGAGAAGTTTATCGAGGCAAACTTATCGAAGCTGAAGACAACATGAATTGTCAG ATGTCCAACATAACAGTGACATACAGAGATGGACGGGTGGCACAGCTCGAGCAGGTGTACATCAGGGGCAGCAAAATACGGTTTCTCATCTTACCAGATATGTTGAAGAATGCTCCTATGCTAAAGAGCATGAAGAATAAAAACCAAGGTTCTGGAGCTGGGCGAGGGAAAGCAGCTATTCTCAAAGCTCAAG tgGCTGCAAGAGGAAGAGGCCGTGGTATGGGCCGGGGCAACATCTTCCAGAAGCGAAGATAA